A region of the Apus apus isolate bApuApu2 chromosome 5, bApuApu2.pri.cur, whole genome shotgun sequence genome:
CAATGAAAAAAGGGTCATTGAATATGGTGTGCTCCCCAGCATCCAGGTGAAGTGACTCATTGGAAAGCCCTTTCCCTAAACTCAGGGACATGAGGAATTCTTTGTCATCTCGGAACTCTGGCAAAGTCTCCAGACAAAAGATGACAATTGAGATCAAGATGACCAAGACAGAGACGATGGCAATGCCTCTGGCTGGACTGGAGCTCTCCGGGTACTCAAACAGCAGCCAAACCTGCTTCTTGAATTCATTCTCTGGCAATGCTCTGTCCTCTTCCTCTTTGACAAACCCTTCATCCTCCCTAAACTTGAGCATGGCCTCCTCCCCAAGCTGGTAGAATTTCACCTCCTCACTGAAGATGTCAAAGGGTACATTGACTGGCCTCTTCAGCCGACCGCCACTCTGGTAGTAGTACAGGATGGCATCAAAGCTGGGTCGGTTCCTATCAAAGAAGTATTCATTCCTGAGAGGGTCAAAGTATCTGCCTCGCTTCGCTGGGTCACCCAACAACGTCTCCGGGAACTGAGCTAGAGTCTTCAGTTGGGTCTCAAACCGCAGTCCCGACACGTTGATTACTACACGTTCACAGCACTCGTACTCACTGTAGCGAACAGAGCTGTAACCGCCAGGGCCTCCACCATCATCCGGTGGCTGGTCCGAGTATGAGAACTCATCCTCCCCATAGTCATCACTGTAGTAGagctttccttcttcctcatcgtcttcctcctcatcttcatcctcctcttcctcctcactcAAGTCCTTCAGTATTCTCTCTTCAGAACCactgagaggcagcagctcagaaCAGGGGAAGGAGGCCCCACACTCCCTGCTCCCCAAGTGGTGgctcctctttttccctttcttccgCCTCTTACCGCTCTGGCGGTGGGACACGCTGCTGCGTGACGCGTTCCCACCATGCGAGGAGGACGCGCCTCGACTCTGCTCCTGATGGTAGTGGTGGTATGGTCCACCTCCACCTGCTGCCCCACCTTctactgctgctgttgctgctgccacggccgcagctgctgcagctctcgACTGTGCCAGCCGCTCTCTCTCTCGGGCCCGAGCTTGGGCTGCGTAGCCATAGGGCATGTGGCTGTTGCACCCAGAGCTATCTGCACTCACCATTGCAACCTCCATTTTGatactgcttttttgtttgttggttgtttttttttaaatcaatgcaaaaaggttttattttcagtgtcacCTTAACTTTCACTCTAGAAAGTTCAAAGCCATTTGCATTTGGAGGACAGTCCCTTGGACGTAGAGCAGGGCAACAGAGTTTTCATACTGCATCTACATTTTGGAAAACCACAGATCTGCATTCTCTTATTGTCCAGAACGTTTGACACAAACTACTGTTTTGCTAATATGAATAGATGAAATTCTCAAATTGAACCAGGGAACAGCTGAgaccttcctttctctttcatccaCCAAGCccctttatttccatttatctCCTGTGGCTACCACAGATCTGATGAGAACGATGACTACCTTGCAGGCTACAAAGACTGCattcatgaggaaaaaaaacaaaatacaaatctaAGGGTATCTGCTCTCTGAAGATGGTTTTAGTTCATCATTGCAACCAAATGCAAATAGTCTCTTTCCTCATAATTTGTTCCTGGTTATGCTTTGGCCTAGAAATCTTATTGTTTAATATCATTACTTGGGGAGTTGAAATTAATTCCAGCTATCACTTTATTTACACAGTGAAGAGGTCTTTGCAAATCCTTTCTTCAGCCTGTCAATAATGTCTCAAACCTGGGAGCTGCACCCAGGGCGTCAGCAGCAGTGgtaagaggaggaggatgaggagatGAAGACTGAGAAACTGGCTCTGAGGTTCCCATAGGACATAAGGGAGTGGATGGGTCACCCTTTGGTTATGGTCATGCAGAAGAAGCACTTAACCTGAGgcacatgcacaaacacacaaaaataaacaaaacaaaaaaaaaaaagggaaaagattgGCTTGTTTTCCTAAAAGGTCACACTGATCAAATGAAACTGTGTCATCTATTACCACGGTATTCAAATCTTCCCCTGCCCACACTATTCACACTTCTACATTACACACACACCCACATCACATGCACAGAGATTTTGAACGACTCTGTGGGTAAGGATGTGGGTGGGCATGTCACATATATATAGACAGAGATACAAAATCCCCACCCATATAAGCACTTGCATCCATACACAAACACAGGCATGCTTCTGAAACACCAACACACATAAACactaataaaaatactgcaattcACCGTGCATTCAAATCTCTTGAGTACCTACGTAATAGACACCTACCTAGCTGTGTAGGAAATATTAAAGAATAGATGTATCTGCACAAAGGGCTTCTGTTATATTTGCATAAACACATAAGGTGCAGGAATGTTACATTTTCATCTATGACTGAATTGTGGTAACATCTCACTGAAATTCATGTGGAAACAGGCACGTACAGTGCTCACTCAAGTGAAAATACTGTGACATGGGATGTCAAGAAAACACAAGTGCAGGTGCACTGGAGCAACATATACatgcaagcacacacacaaaaatacaccccccaccccctttgAAACAGAAGCCTAATTTATAGCTATATCTCTTAATGCACAAGAGCAGGTGAACAGGACTATTACATGATGCTATTTTTTAAACCGTACCTCCGTGTCATGCAGAAAGGGACGTTAAAAACGCTGCTGTACTTACTGTTCCCAGGCAGAGAAATAGCAACGCTGTTCTCGCTAGTGTAAGGATCTGGTGACAGCAGTCctgaggcggggggggggctaCGCCAACCGGTCTACATCTGCAGGTGTGTATGGTCAGTCAGCACCACAGGTTGACgagttatttttctcccttcGTTCCGGGTGCAACGAGAGCGCCCAGAGCGGGCGGCGAGGCAGCTGAAACCGGGGGCACCCTGCGCTGCCCCGGACCCCGCGGCTCGCCCGGGCATTTGCAAAAAGGCAACGAGCAAGAGCCTCGTTCCAGACGGAGCAGCAGGAAGGCGGCGTGTTTGCGTGTGTGTGCGAGGCAGGAGGAGTGGATAAGCGCGGTCACTAGTGTTTCCAAGCCCAGCTTTCGC
Encoded here:
- the KCNA4 gene encoding potassium voltage-gated channel subfamily A member 4, encoding MEVAMVSADSSGCNSHMPYGYAAQARARERERLAQSRAAAAAAVAAATAAVEGGAAGGGGPYHHYHQEQSRGASSSHGGNASRSSVSHRQSGKRRKKGKKRSHHLGSRECGASFPCSELLPLSGSEERILKDLSEEEEEDEDEEEDDEEEGKLYYSDDYGEDEFSYSDQPPDDGGGPGGYSSVRYSEYECCERVVINVSGLRFETQLKTLAQFPETLLGDPAKRGRYFDPLRNEYFFDRNRPSFDAILYYYQSGGRLKRPVNVPFDIFSEEVKFYQLGEEAMLKFREDEGFVKEEEDRALPENEFKKQVWLLFEYPESSSPARGIAIVSVLVILISIVIFCLETLPEFRDDKEFLMSLSLGKGLSNESLHLDAGEHTIFNDPFFIVETVCIIWFSFEFTVRCFACPSKAQFFKNIMNIIDIVSILPYFITLGTDLAQEQGSNGQQAMSFAILRIIRLVRVFRIFKLSRHSKGLQILGHTLRASMRELGLLIFFLFIGVILFSSAVYFAEADEPATHFQSIPDAFWWAVVTMTTVGYGDMKPITVGGKIVGSLCAIAGVLTIALPVPVIVSNFNYFYHRETENEEQTQLMQNAVSCPYLPTNLLKKFRSSSSSSTEDKSEYLEMEEGVKESLCVKEKKSQDTGNSSESEKKNCVNSNSVETDV